One Oncorhynchus mykiss isolate Arlee chromosome 9, USDA_OmykA_1.1, whole genome shotgun sequence genomic window, ggaacaattgttgaaaaaattacttgtgtcatgcacaaagtagatgtcctaaccaacttgccaaaactatatatatatacattttgttaggttacagccttattctaaaattgattaaataattttttcccctcatcaatctacacacaatactccataatgacaaagcaaaacgttttttacaaatgtttgctaatttattaaaataaaaataaaaaactgaaatattgcatttacatatgtattcagaccctttactcagtactttatagAAGCAActgtggcagcgattacagccttgaatcttccacaagtttggcacacctgtatttggggagtttctcccattcttctctgcagaacctctcaagctctgtcaggttggatggggagcatcactgcacagctattttcaggtctctccacagatgttcgatcggggtcaagtccgggctctggctgggccactcaaggacattcagagacttgtcatgCATTGTCagtgctgtgtgcttagggtcattgtcctgtttgaaggtgaagcTTCACCCcatgagcaggttttcatcaaggatctctctgtactttgctccgttcatctttccttcgatcctgactagtcttccagtcacTGCAGctgaaaacatccacacagcatgattctgccaccaccattcttcactgtaggaatggtgccaagtttcctccatacgtgacacttgacattcaggccaaagagttcaatcttggtataCGGGTGTCGTCGTCAGATGAAGAGGAGTGTTCATGactttttatttaaactgaacactaaacaaaataacaaagtgaataactgaaactgaaacagttctgTTATTCtcaagaaggtgtttagcttgtccgggagcaagacgtcggtgtccacgacgtggctggttttccctttgtaatccacgattgtctggagtccctgccacatatgtctcgtgtctgagccattgaattgcgactccacttttaCTATGtactgtttgattgccttacggagggcataactgCACTATTTGTATTCAACCGTATTCCCAGTCAATTTGCCGTGGTTAAGTGTGGTGGTTTGCCTTTTCAGTTTTGtacaaatgctgccatctatccacggtttttgTTTTGGGTGGGTTTAGATAGTCATGTTgtgaacaacatcccctatacacttcctaaTGAACTTAGTCACTGTGTCAGTGTATATGTCAATGTTATTCTTAGAGGCaacctggaacatattccagtccgcgtgatcaaaataATCTTGAACGGATTCCGATTGGttagaccagcattgaatagacctttgcacaggtacttcctgtttgaatttCTGCCTGTAGAAAGGGATGAGCAAGAATGGagttgtgatctgatttgccgaacgGGGAGCGGGGGAGGACCTTGTAGCCATCCTGGAGTTTTTGAAGTGTGAGTACTACAGGCGaagtgttgatagaacttcagtAGCGTTTTTCTTgttaaatgcggcctcaggatatatggtttctgGTTTACACAACGTCCAGTGTAGTTCCTGGACGGCCGTTGTgctatcggcttgagggggaatacaCACGGCTGTGACTGTAACCCGAAGAGAATTCTCCTGGGAGTTAAtgcagtcggcatttgattgtgaggtattctaggtcaggtgaacaaaaggacttgagttccagtacgccacaccatgagtagttaatcataaaacatacacctccgcctttcttcttcctggagagttctttattcctgcctgcgtgatgtactgagaacccagctggctgtatggacgggggcAGTATATCCGGAGAGCGCCATGAATCAGTGGAACAGAGTATGTttcagtccctgatgtctctcagGAAGGAGGTCCTccccctgagctcgtctactatattgtccagggactgaactttagcaagtaatatactcggaagcagtgGATGATGTGCACACCTCCTGAGCAGGATTAGAAGTCCACTCCATCCactcagagctgccatgtctatTGGTGCCAAGACCATGATGCTGTTGACCtaaacaagggccccaggaccagtgtaAGCAATATTGCCCCATAGCATCAAAGATTCACCACCATATTTTTCAGTAGGTATAGGGTTATTTTCTGCTTATGAATTCTCATTACGATaacaaacccaccactggtgtctgGCCAAAGAATTATATTTTCATGTCAGTGGGGTTAATTGGCCTCCAGACTTGAAATCCGTTGAAAACCTGTGGCTTGAATTGAAAAcggcagtccataagcgcagaggaaggatatcaaggatctggaaggagtctgtatggaggaatagtataagatccctcccaatgtgttctccaactcataaaacattttagaaaaaggctcagtgctgtTTTCCTCAcaaggtgaggtgtgtgtgtgtgtgtaagcatttATCAGCAAATGCTGTCATTTCAATGAaggatttttattattatttgaagTTCATAACATTTGATCAACGTGTCTCATTTtacataactttttttttttttatccacaaTTCATATCAAGAACTTGAAATTAGCTCTCAGTTGTGTTGTCCATTTAGTGAATCACTCTCCTCTCCATATTCCATTAGCTTCTGATAGCCTTCCCCCTCCATTTCCCCTTTAATTGTTTCTTCCTCCTCCATTTCATCTGCTGAACTTTTCCTCTTTCcctgttctccttctctctccgaTCGGATGGATGGTATCCCGACACTCCTCTGTCTTGCAAGGGAGAGAGCTATGCCCTTCTCATAGTACGCACATTCGTTAATGAAGAATGGATAGAGTGGCTCAGTCCCTTTGTACTTTAGTGTCTCTCCAGAGAAAGTCTGGAACACAGGGTCATTGGGTCGGAGGAGGCAGAAGTCCCGatcctgagagagaggggggagagagagacagaggagttaAAGAGTGGAGGAGTGTGGGTATACCAAATCCTGACCCAGAGATTGCTTTGCTGTTACTTAGCAAGGAACTATTGTGCATCCCATACTGAGTGAGTGTCCAGTTGTTAAAGTTTCATGGGCATTGTATACCTGGAGTTGAGGATGAATGGCGGCTGTAATACCGTGGGTCTCAAAGTCTCTTGGGTAGTCCACATTTTTCACCATGGTGTACACATCCACTTTTCCTCCTTCAAATTGGGTacctgtgaaagagagagacagcgagagggggagataaagaggggaagagaaagctCTGTGGGATGAATCTGAATGAGGGGTTACAATTCAAGCATGTGGGACAGTGAACTATTTCAATCTGAAAGCAGCGCTGAATTGAATGTTGGAAAGGATTCTGTAGGCCATGTACCTGAGTTAAAGAGGTGGACCCATTCTAGCATGTGCTGGACCCCTTCTTGCATTGTGGATAAAATATTGGACCTGACTACTCCATGGGCCTGAGGACCAATCTCAATCGCTGCAGAGGAAAAAAGACACATTTACATGAATTGCATTTCAAATACACATATGATATAGTCTGATTCCAATACATTGTACGCAATTATAACATGTATTGCAACATTAGTTTTACAATTCCTGCCTTAATCTTTCTCTGGAGAGACACAAACAAATATATATCAAGGGTAGCACAATAAAGTCAGTCACGGGATAAAGTCATCACAATGGAAATACGTGACTGACTTTATTGTGCTATCCTTGATATATAtgtgtttatgtacagtatgtactggctGTATATGTGTTTTTTAAATTGTCAAAACAAACTCAATCAACTAAGCACAGTTAAAAATGGAAAAGAAGGTTCCATTTTAAAAGCATGAACAAAATCTAAATGCACAGAGATGTGCATCATCAGACTACCATggcaaaaaaactgaaaaatgtaCTGGTACTAAAGAAGCCCACCTCCCTACTTACTCACCAAAGCCATGTTTGCCTACAGAATCGAGGGAATATGCTTCATTGAGGGGAAGGTCAAAGTGAATGAACCTCACAGGTATGTCAGACATTTGTCTCTGGAAAACAAAATCAATTGTCAATACCCCAGTGGTAACCTGACAAAAATCATCTCAAGATAACGTGGGTAAGATCATAGAATCGCAGATCTTTTTTTCCACCATGATTGTGTGTATCCTCAAAATAGATCTGGTTCAAAGTTCTTAGCATAATTTAGGCTACTATTCAAAGATCATTCAGAATTGTTAGAAGCAGACTAGTTAAGGCCAACCTCATTTTCTACCCTATTGAGttcctaaattaaaataaattattaaaatatttatttataaaaaaatattaaaaaacatTGTATACCTCGTTAACTTTCATTCATCCATATTGATCTTTAAGAATATAACTATCCCATATTTTCAATCAGTGCAGATCTACTCTAATGAGAAAATGCATCCAAAATAATGAGTCTCTGTGAGGATTGTTTTCTCTTGCCTGCAGGTATCTGTAGATGTGAAGAGAGATCCAGTCACAGTCTGAGTAGGCGATGAGGCACAGGCCCATGTTAGCGGTTGTGTTGTGGAGgtcacacaccaggtccatggcCTCTGGACTACCTTTAGGACCTAGCAGGGTGTTCAGCTCCTGGGACCGGACTATCTCATAGGGGGTTTTGTCTGTCACAGGCCCactaagagggagagagagaaggatgaatgGATGGTCATTACCTTCAATACTAATACAACTTTTGTCTCCAACCTCATCATCATGCTCTTTATCCCGCTCATTCTCATCATCTCCTTCCTCACTTTCACCATTACCAACATAAGACCATCATCATGATCAACAACATTATACCTTTTGACATAAATGTCATCACCGTCATGTCTCTTTTCTACATTACTCAATCACTATCATCAccaccataccttctcccttATACTttatcatcataatcatcatcatcagacctaAGGGTGGCATGGGTGAAGCAGCGGTTCAgatctgtctctgtgtatctccgaCACTGCTGGAC contains:
- the LOC110531924 gene encoding N-acyl-aromatic-L-amino acid amidohydrolase (carboxylate-forming) B; this encodes MEGREVVLPTVSRVALCGGTHGNELSGVYLVRERLKRKRKVEEEDHISVVTVMSNPRAVQQCRRYTETDLNRCFTHATLSGPVTDKTPYEIVRSQELNTLLGPKGSPEAMDLVCDLHNTTANMGLCLIAYSDCDWISLHIYRYLQRQMSDIPVRFIHFDLPLNEAYSLDSVGKHGFAIEIGPQAHGVVRSNILSTMQEGVQHMLEWVHLFNSGTQFEGGKVDVYTMVKNVDYPRDFETHGITAAIHPQLQDRDFCLLRPNDPVFQTFSGETLKYKGTEPLYPFFINECAYYEKGIALSLARQRSVGIPSIRSEREGEQGKRKSSADEMEEEETIKGEMEGEGYQKLMEYGEESDSLNGQHN